The following is a genomic window from Oscarella lobularis chromosome 2, ooOscLobu1.1, whole genome shotgun sequence.
CGAACAACCCCTGCAAGAACGGAGCCCGATGTTACAGTGTCCTTGGCCAGGCCAAATGTCAATGCCAACGCGGCTTCAGTGGACGATATTGCGAGATCAGAAGTACACTGATTGCCTATTTAGGTTTTGACGCTAAAGGCTGGATTTTCTTTAGACCCATGCTGGCCAAACCCTTGCAAGAACTGGGGCCGTTGCCAAGTGTCCGGAAACAATGCTCAGTGTATCTGCAAATCTGGTTTCACCGGTACCTATTGCGAAAAACGTGTCAGTAAGTGCTCTTTATCTGGTGTCAACTCACGCACCCTGAGTTGCATTCTGTTTGTGCTCGCAGATCCCTGCTTTCCAAACAACCCCTGCAAGAACGGAGCCCGATGTTACAGTGTCCTTGGCCAGGCCAAATGTCAATGCCAACGCGGCTTTAGTGGACGATATTGCGAGATCAGAAGTACACCGATTGCCTATTTAGGTTTTGACGCTAAAGGCTGGATTTTCTTTAGACCCATGCTGGCCAAACCCTTGCAAGAACTGGGGCCGTTGCCAAGTGTCCGGAAACAATGCTCAGTGTATCTGCAAATCTGGTTTCACCGGCCGGTTCTGCGAGAAAAAGAGTAAGCGGTTTGATCAAAGCAGTTTCGTTCACGGAACTAAATGCTTTTGTTTCTCCTCCCAGTCGTGAATCCGTGTTCTTCGAGACCGTGCAAAAACTGGGGCTCGTGCTACAACGACAACGGTCAGGCCAAGTGCCGATGCAGATCTGGTTACACCGGTCGGTGGTGCGAGATAAGGAGTAAGCGATTTGTGGCAGTTCTGTCAGTCGAATGCAATTCTGTCTCTTTTCTCAGTTGTGAATCCGTGTTCGTCGAAGCCCTGCAAAAACTGGGGTACGTGCTACAGCCAAAATGGTCAAGCCAAATGCCGATGCAGTTCTGGTTTCACTGGTCAATGGTGTGAAAAGAGGAGTGAGTCTAAAACATTAGTCTGTTATGACGGCAttcatttattaatttatttattagttgTGAATCCGTGTTCCCCGAATCCCTGCAAAAACTGGGGCAAGTGCATCAATGACGGGGGCCGAGCCAAGTGCCAATGTAAACGTGGCTTTACTGGATGGCGTTGTGAGAAGAAGGTCTATTGAGCTTACCTTCAAGTCTGCCTGACAAATCCTTTTGTTAGcgttgattttcttttgtccTCTCTGTCTctgttctctttttcctttctccaaAAAGCCGTTATGTGAGCGAATCGGTCAGACTAGATTCACATTGCTTTCaacaaattcgtcgtcaagaGAGCTCCCCTCCCCTCAGCTCAGGGCATTTCATCAGCATAGATTCTACTCGTCTGAACGTGCAAGACCAGGCGAACAAGCTAACATTTTTTAGGCCATTTGTTGCCTCGTGTCTAGCCCGCTTTCCCGTATATCAGGAAATGGAGCCTCGTTGGGACAAAAACATTCGCCCCCGTCTTAGTTTCCTTCGAAAGAAGTTGTCGGCTAAGGCATTAATGTTCGACCTCTACTCTAAAAAGCTAATCACAGCAGAGGAGCTCGAAGAACTCCAAGCCAAAAAAAGTGACTCTGATGCAACAAGCGCGCTGCTGGTGTCGATACTCCCGAAGAAAGGTCCCGGAACGTACGACAAATTCGTTTCCGTTCTCGCTACCGCTTGCGACGGCCATTGGAAATGTATCGCAGACGAACTAAAGCAAAGGCAAGTCTCGCGGGCCTGCTTAGCATaagcagcaacagcactGAAACTTTGTTTAGTTCGAACGAAGGGCCGTGCAATAAGACTAATATCCGCCAAGCCGAAGGTGTGGCTCCGGGACCAGATAGTGAAAGTGAAACAGAAATAGAAATTTATTTAGTTTCGGTTTTGGAGCGAAAGTATGCGTATAAAGCGCAAGCACCGTTCAGAGCGAAGCTTTTAGATTCAACGTCAGTGCACTGAAAAAGAGGAGCGCCTTattagaaatttttttatagggAATTCTCATTTGACAAGAATGACTGGGTCATTATTGAAGAGGACTTTAACAATGGTTTATGCACTGGGCTTGTGaatggaaagaagaaaggcttCTTTCCACTCTCAGTCTTGTCTGGTACTGTAAATACTAGTAGTGTATGTCATTCAAATAGATCTAATATATTTCAATCAAGATTCTGACACCTCTGCAATTTTGTGTGGTAGCGAACAGCCTCAGCCGGCACCCAAGTAAAGAAATGTTCAGCttataattttttgttcACTGTAATTTGTGCAGATCGAGTGGCAAAAAGTATGTCCAGTTTTATGCCTTTCTGCATTTTGACTGGAACTTCGATGTTGCCGAGGATTCAGTTTACATTCATTTTGCTCAAAATTACGTAAACCATACTAGGAGTGAGTCGCCTGTTGACTCCACAATTCAAATggaagtgaagaaaaagatgtATGCGAACTTTAGTTGAGAAGCGTTTATATGTATCTCTTGATCCTGTGCATATATCTATAGCGTTACCGACAATggcaacgtttttctgctggAAAGTGAAGTTCTCAGGCTATCTATTCGGTCTGATTGCATTGAGTACAAATACGCAGTCATCAGAGGAAGCACGACTAAAAACGAGCATTTGGAGTCTCCCGACACTAAAAAGGCGACGCGCGTCTTGTCAATCGGCTCGGAACTCACCGAACGCGGTATGAAATGTTTACCGGCAGTCACACTCTACCGAGACGTATTCAATTCGTAGATTTCATTATGAAATGCGACGGCATCGTCCGCAATACTCCTAATAAACGCGTCTTAGGAGAAGTTGCAGAGAAATGTGTCCGAGTCATGCTTCCCAAATGGCGTCCTTTCTCTGACAACGAGGCCTGTGTACCGATGCTTGCCAGCGAGGCCATTAAATCTCTCCGCAACGTCATCAACTGCCTGGTTTATGTCTTTGTGACAAAAGCTGGCGCTGCGGCGGGATGCCGCCGCGTTTTGGCAAATAAATCAttggaggagaaaaaggtaaacTGACCGAATAAAGCTAGACTACTCATCTTGCGATTTTCTCATCCGTAGCTATTGTTCCGTGTGCTTAGAGGAATAGTGAAAGATGGAGCCCGTGAGGACGTGATAGCGGCTGTGGGCGTTGCTCTGGTACTAGACTCTGTTGGCTCTGACGGTTTCACTGTGGCTGATTTTGAATCACTGGCATTGGCTTTGTCGCTGCAGTCGGATTTTCAGAGACGCGTTTGTCCACCTTTAGAAGAAATTGCGAAGCATTTTCCAGAAGAGAAATGGTTTGTATACCGAGTAGCATATTAGAGTTTTAAACAATGTCTAATTAGTGTTATTTTATCCGCTGTTCGGTCGGTGTGTACGACACTTTGCAAATGTTCTTCATTAGCTAATTGGCTCTTGGCAATGCCTATAATTCACTTCCTGTCAGATCGTGTGAAACCATTTGAAGTGCCTTCTGTCACGGTGAACAGATCAGAAGAAAGCTGGTGGAGTTTAGATAGCATCGCGGAAGCTGTCGGCTCatttagaaaaaagaagaatatAGCACAGTACGTTTGTTCCAAAGTTTGTAGAAATTTACAGCAACACCTTTTTTCTGCAGATCTGTGCTTGCTTTGAGAGATCAGTTAAAACCTTTGATTCAATTGGATCGGTTGCTTATGAgagtcattttctttatcatAGATATAAAGGACTTTGACGATTGGACAGATTGTGCACTGCCACTTGAAATCCTTGCAGCACTTGCACAAAAAAAGTTTGAACCTGGTGACATCAAGACCGTTGAGGCAGTTGAGGCAAGTGTAGCTATAACTACTCATTTGTCTGGTTACAGTAGCGTGTATTTCTACGTACAGAAAATTCTTAAAAAAGTGACGCTTCTTGATTCAAAGGCTATCTCTAATTTAAAGACTCGCGTGtaatttttgatttggcGCCTTCTTGTACAATAGTGCCAGCcaaatttttgtttttcaggtCTAGTGAAGCTCAACTCAAACAACAAACGGGCTCAAATTACGACATTGCATTGGAGCTTCTGCGGTGTCTTTGTGATtgtgattgtgacgtcaagtCCGTCGGAAATGCTGTATGCCCTGTGCTGAATCTACTGTTTGCTGGACTCCATCATGAAGAAAACACCGATGTTATGGAGCAAGTGACGACAAAGGCGTCCAAAGCAGTGGCTGAATGGATCGAATCTACGCCGTCAAATACTTGTCGAGAATCCCCCCGTCTCTGCCTTCGGACGTGGAGTAGAATTCTTGAGACATCCGTACCAAACGACGACTTGGCTTCCAGATGGATAGACACTCTTgtgcaaaaaatgaaaactaATTTGAAAACTAATTTAAAGGCCATTCAGGTAGGTACTGGGATTTCTTTTGACTGTTTGTGTgtgttttttaattaatgactcTTTTAAGGGCTTAAAACGTACTAACGTCATTCTTACTTTCTTTGACCTGAACGATGAAGAAATTCACACTGAAGTGAAGGATGCTGTTGAAAGCATTATAGCGGATGATGTAGAGCCACTTATTGTGAGTCATTTAGATAAAATCTGTTCATTCTTATATTTATATATGGTATGTACAGGAAAAAGGTGTAGAGCCAGCATTGAGAAGGCTTCACagaacgatttcttccaaaTTAAATTTTGACGACTTTACATATCAATTTGTCTTAATGCTTTTTAAGAGAAGTTCAAAGGCACCAGACCAAAACGATTCAATTAACACTGATGCGTGGCTGGCAAGCGTATTAGAATGGCCGCCCTGTCAGTACGCTTATTCAAATTCCGGTGTGAGCCTTTGTATATCAGTTGTACTGTGCTGTGCAGTGTTATTGTTTTTAGAGAGATTTGATAAGGAGTTGTCCTTTTTTATCCAGAAGACGGACTGCATCATACGTGAGGTCCTTGACAACATTGGCGGTGGTGTAACAATACGACAGCTTGGTCTTTTGatgaaaaataaagagacATTCAGATGTCTCTGTGAGTGCTTTAGACAAAGGGAttcaaaaaaagatcaattAGTTACCGACGGGATGAAGAATCTGGTGGACCACAGATTTCCTGAATTTGAAACATTTGAGCAGAAAAGAAGCCTTGTAACGGAGTTGCTTCAACTATGTCGTCAACTTGTGAATGGTAATGGCTCTTTAGTTAATCACCAAATGCAGCTTAGgtgtattttattttttacagTTTCTGTCGAAAAGATTGAACGCAAGGTGGAAAAAGCAGGGAAAAGATTCGTTAATGAACTTAAGGGCACAACAGACACGTCGCCATTAGAAGGTGTCAGGCACTGTCCTGGTATGAAGGTCATTCAGCGTTACTCAAATATGCTTGAGAATTTAAAGTCGAGTGATGTTTTTAAGCGCCTCTGGCAGAAGTGCGAAAATGAAATGCACCCTTCGGCATCGTTTACCTCGTGGAAAGATTTTTGCAAGTTCATGGACTCTGTGCTTGAATGTTGGATATCTTTCTGTCACAACATTAGAGATGCAACGGCTACTTTGTCTCAGATTAGATACTGTTTTGGCAGTCTACCGAACAGTgaattagaaaaagaactgAAAATCATACAAAAGCAGCTTTCTTCCGTTGAATGCATCGatgaatcagagttttggacgaaagaaagaaaagagcaaCTGATTGCGTTCagaaaattttctaaaaTATGCGAAGCGGCTAAACTTTTGGAAATGGCTATTGGTGTGCTTAAAATTGAACGGAAAAATGAACTGGTACTTCTTATTGAGGTTCGTAAGTTCTAATTTTGAAACATGAGATTACGTTGTTTTCTTGCAGGATATTGAGAAGCAACCATTATCAGCTATAAATGAGATTTTGACTAACGTTCAGGCTGTACTTGAGcaaaaaattgtctttttaCAACAGCATTAGTGACTGTGAAGACTGGATTAGTAAGGAGGGCGACAGAGGGACATATCTCTAGCCGGTGCACTGATTTTATTTATGTGCAGGGCAGTTATTTTTGCGTAGCCTTCTTCGTTGTTGGAGTACAAATATCAAAGCTGGCTGCAGAACGTAAGACGGCTAAGCACTTATCACTTACCCAACTAGTAACTGTTTActgtaattttattttacttTTGTATtgttttattctttttataCTGGCTAAAGTGTCTCCCGTCGTTCTTCGCCTGTGTCACGTGGTGCTAGGGGGCGGGCGGTCTTCAGATGCAAGCAGGTGCAAGCGCGTGCAAGCATTAGCAAGGATTGTAGAGGGAAGCAAGGTATTGAGATCGTGATCAGTGCAAGCAACTTGAAGGTATTGAGATCGTGATCTTCTGCCTTATCGGTGCACGGCGGCCCGCTCGCCCCAGCCCTGCTGAGTCGCCGCCGACTCTGTTTTCGCTGGATTTACGAACTTTCGTAGATTTGAACACCACGCGTGGCCAGGCGCGCGTAATACGACTTCGCTTTTTAGCCCTTCTAAAAATCGGACGTCATCGCGTAGATTCGCGAAGAGCACATGACCAGACGCGCGTGGACACGCGTAGGCGTAAATTACGATTTCGCTTTTTAGCCGTTCTACGAATGGCTTCGTGCGCTTCGTTGTTCGACTGCACGGTTTCGGGTTGGTTGGGGCGTGTTGCGCGAAAGGTCGCGAAAAGCGTCCACTCCCGCGCGTTTAAGCTGCGTAAAGCGAGCGCTTCCCACGCAGCCCACGCACCTTAATTAACGCGCAGAAATTGGACTAGCGTACTTTACCAGCCAGTtaattttctgcttttttgGCAGTAAGATGAACGGATTTGCGCATGATAAGGGAAAGGTCTGTCCTCTGTGGACGATGAAGGCCGAAGATTTCTACTCTTCGAATGGGCATGGCAAAGTTACTATCATTGAATGCGATTCTCCTGGTTTAGTCATATCAGAAGAAGACGGATTATCCTACCTACCCGATCTGAAATTCGAGTTTTTTGGCAACCACATTTATGTTTCAGATATGAGCGGTGAGTGTTCTTGTCGTCACCATGTGTTCATTGGTgtaattaatcaatttcaTCCAGGCTGTGTTCATGCTTGTGTAACTGCCGAGATTGGGCACCAACTTAAGCTTCAGTGCTCTCGAGCCGGCGGTTATGTTTTTACAGAGCATCGAAGGCGAGAAGCGGCAACTCAGTTGCAACCAGATGTCTCATTTTCTCCGCGTCAACCGAAGCCTGTCCGTccaattttcttcgtcgaagtgGCGGTCAGCCAGTCAACAGAAGCTGTCTTGAGAAAGGCAGAGGCATATTTCGAGTGGCCGGCAACTCAAGCCGTGCTGGTGATTGATGTCGGAACGTACATCAAAGGAAGGAGCAGCACGCTACAGAAGCTAGACGCGTACGTGGTCACAGGCCCAAGTCACGCCACCGATCACCGGCCCACATCGTTTCTTCAGCCTCGAGATTTCAATCTACCTCTTCCTCTGGAGTTCGCTTCGTCTCAGCAGCTATCTTTGGACTTGAATGAGATCAGACTGTTTGTCTTTGATGCTATAGATATAGATGATGAATGAGAATTGAATATGATACTGGTGTTAAATATGATAGTTTTTGTAGTTTGTGTTAAttaatggagccgaccaccgcagttgtacgggtggagcccgtataacgaaggagggaggctctctcaaacgtgatcttagggccggaagtgtctgtctgtatgtatgtatgtacgtcTGTTCGGTACAGTATTGTGACGTGACATAGGAAAAACCcttactttgtaaagcgcatgcgtgaaatggggcccaaaacggtgacccgaaaaaggcgatttacggtgcgaataaagcgttttttctttcagaaacgaaaaaaatgcttagaaacccttatttccaattgatctgtgctattttccgtgttataaatgcgctgagaaaccgaaacgacagttttgattgtcacgctctgacgtcacaatcaaaagtatccagtcacatgtacagtatatgggtgggtatgtacgcgtgtacgggtaacaggaaatatgacccgtacacatgcataggtcctcctcaaatatacagagcacattatcaaatacagtacagtgcgtgccagcagctcgtgccagcataaatggccaaacgggacttttagtagcgcgcgaggaattcagagcgtagtttacatttggcgtagttttgacgtttgatcgtcacatcaaggatttccaatgaagtctagcatttctatttacgtctattttgtaagaaaacggttttgatttcaccgcagacaacgtttctatacgttttgctaagaacacagaaaagttcgtttttttccagtttcaaacaacatatgacggctttcataaactcgtctgtcactttataccattttctaaaacttcattatctttgattttcaatacagtaattcggtggaaagaaacggatgtcacgtgacgtaaatagaaatgcatttttttccgttagggatcaagttagaaagaaactcactctataaatggcttctcacgtgcattgtttagaaatttattatcggcgaatttgaaaatgttctttcctttacaaaatttgctatttcagaaacttttttattcgcgcgctaaacttgcaaaaaatttaaatctttgggagtacgtcccacaaaaatcaaactgacatccctgtttaaaataggcattagagtgattttcgttgacacacagtgacactgtatgtcttgcagcgagtgatctacagtgatcttagcgcgcgttttgtggccatttatgctggcacgcactgtactgtacgtcagaaaagcgcctaattaggaaaacacagcaatcatgcaagtactgtatttacagtatgtaggtaggactgagctgtactagtagtagctaacggctgtaatgacaacgtgaatatgtgacagcataaaaactatgacgtcacactatgttatgcactcgcgtacggtaagcggtgggaggctctgcatgatggcaacacggtgaacaccgggccatcattctctagttaatattggagccgaccaccacagttgtacgggtggagcccgtataacgacggagggaggctctttcaaacgtgatcttagggccggaagtgtctgtatgtatgtctgtctgtctgtctgtctgtctgtctgttcgtcacgctcggcattgtgacgtcacataagaaaaaccctcactttgtaaagcgcatgcgtgacatAGGGccgaaaacggtgacccgaaaaaggcgatttacggcgcgaataaagcgttttttctttcagaaacgaaaaaaatgcttagaaacccttatttccaattgatctgtgctattttccgtgttataaatgcgctgagaaaccgaaacgacagttttgattgtcacgctctgacgtcacaatcaaaagtatccagtcacatgtacagtatctgggtgggtatgtacgcgtgtacgggtaacaggaaatatgacccgtacacatgcataggtcctcctcgaatacagagcacattatcaaatagCAGGGCGGACTTTCGATGCGCATGTGCGGATTATGACCAATGACGTAGCCGGAAATAACGTGTTTCGACAAAAGGGGCTGGGCCAAGGTGGGGAAGCACGGGCCAAGCCCAAGACCTACACCGATCGAAAGACCAATTAGTGGCCTTCAAATTTAATCTTCAcgtaaaaaaaattgagaggGACGTGTttcgagaaaaacgcgtttgAAGTTGAGGACCCGATATCGCGATAATCTTATCTTGCTTATCTCGCCGTTTTATCGCCTCCGATCCATCGAAAATGCTACCATACACTGTGTAAAGTTGAACGTTTCAGTTCATATGGCGCGAATAGCTAGATTTCAACCGCTCGCCTCAGCTgatttcgatcgatcgcgcgcgaaaaCTCCGTTTCGTCTACCCGCGTTCTATTTCGCCGATATATGGCATCGAATCGCTTCGCGGAGTGCTATTTCGCCAAAGGCCATGTTACTCGAGCTCGTCGCGAAGCCGAAATAGCGTGTTTCGGGGACGTTTCCTCCTACGCAAAGAGATCTGCTAGAGAACGAGgtttcgtcgatgacgtcgatcttTGCCTTGGGCATTCGAGGCTATTGCTCGCTGAGAATAACCGATGCGCTGTCGTTTTCGACTCGGATCGGTGTTCCGGCACTCTGCGGCCTTGCGCGGAGCGTCTGCACGCTGTTCTTGACGATCTGAGCAACAGCGTATCCGCCTACGTGTGTAGGCGTcaccgaaacgacgtcgactcccTAAAGCGAGTAGTCGACCACCCTCTCTACGAGCCACCGCCTAAAAGACTCGCTGTCGCTCCGATCCAGCTCACTGTTCAGGTATTTCACCCCGCTCTTTGCCTAGAAAGCGCCGCTCCACACATCGCGTCTTCATGCAGCCCGTGCCTCTGTTCACCGGCACgcaaggaagagaaacagtgACGCGTCGTTCCTCAGACCTAGAAGAAGCACGAGAAGAGCTGAAAGAAGTGAAGGAAGAGCTGGCAGCTTGCCGTAGGCGTGTGCAAGCTCTTGAAGGCGTGAACAAGGCACTAGCAGCAAGACTGGAAAAATCTCGCACTGGTCCGTAACGGTGCTAATTAGCTACATTTAATGTGAGATAGCGATGCGTACTGTCTTTCCACGCAGATTTTCCGACGTTAGTAAAATCATTTCAAGCAGCTCTGTTCGATCATCACGTCCAAAATGTCGGAGAAAAGCTATATGACCCAGAGACCATGAAAGCCTTCTGCGAAAAGTGCTCACCTGGGCTATTCGATATTCTTGAAGATATTTTCACAAGCAGCTACTCCAGCAGTCTAAGTTATGATTGTAGAACACAATTGAGACGTCAACGTGTTGTAGGAGAACTGTACCGCTTAGCATACCTGAGCAATCAGGTAAAAATTATTGATGAATATttaatataataataaatacctTTTAAAAGCAAATCACAACTTTCGTCAACGATGTTGGCTTGCACCTGTCTCTTTCCGGCTGCTCAGAAGCGGCCCTCGAATGTGGCCGAGCAGTTGGAATATGCGGTCATCCGAAGACAATCAGGCGATTTCGAAACGATCTATCACGAGACAATAAAACACAAGTATTAGTACTTACGCAATGCTACAGAAAATATGCCTCACTTGGCACCGCAGGTAAATGCTTTTATTGAGGATGCTCGAAGGAACAAACGTCTCTCTTTGCTGATTATTGACGATTTCCACACCATTCATACTATTCAAAGACCTACGTCATCTGAAACATCAACGGCAATTCACATGGCAACTTGCCTAATCGACGTGCACGATGCAATAGCAAGCCTTGCCCTTCCGCCAGCGTCCGTTCATTACTGGCCTTCAGCAGACGTCTGCAAGGGATCTGTCAACGTCGGGAGAGTCATCGATCTCTTAAACGAgtattttcctttttattgCAAAAGTACCTGGATGACAACGCTGCCAGCCGCCTTTAGCCATTTGGATTACAACGATCTAGAAAAAAGTTTAGTTGAGTTACGGTAAGAAAATTAAGCTTAGCTACAGTAACGCGCTGTGATGTGGCCATCTAGATGTTATACTAATCCGGACCAAAGGGACCGTGACCTTCTTCGAAGCAGTCGACTTGTTGACGAATTCCATCAAAGTCTAAAGTCATCAAGCGATTACAAAGTTACTATCGACAATGCTGTGAAGAGTACCCCAGCGCTAAAAaggtaaatattttctctgcATTTGCTGCTGAATTGACATATTATCACAAGATAtttggaagaaaacgctttaCCTTCTCTGGGAGACTATCCTACGTTCTATTTCCAAAAGAAACTTATTGCTCAAGTAAAGCGAGACATACCTACATACAACAGATAAATAAGAGACAATGACATTTTCTAGAATCCTGAAAACCGGACATACAATTCTCTCCTTCCAATTTTAGGACCTTTTCACATCTATCTAAATTCTGTAGAGAATTTATTTACACTGTATCATCCAATGTTTGAAGGTACACGCTAGCAGAACCAACACAGAATAAATACATGATTCAACTTCTCTAGGATTGTTTAAGAGTCTATTTGGTCAACGTAAAATTCTGCCAAAAAAACCAAGGCATGAGCGAATGACCACTCTAATTGCAGCTCTATTCGGCGGCTGGCTTCTAATTGGCGAAAAGATTTTCTCAATGTTCGGAACGTGCAAGGATTTCGAGTTCCTTGTCTTTCGGTACCTGCTGGATGAGCTAATCCCtcttatctttttcttttactcaACTATACATCGAGGCAGCCAATATCAGCTATGGCAAAGTTCAATGATACGGCTTGCCATCATGTTTATAGTTCAACAGCGCCACAATTACGATAAAGCAATGCTTTCAAGCATTAGTGACTGTCTGCATTACGAAACAGTGATACCACAGTGGCAATCGACCTTCTCTTCCAATATCAATGTTTTTAGTGAAAAAAAGATCGAAGTTTTTCACTCGTTATTGCGCGCGCAATGCCCATCTTGGTCAAGTGCAGACCAAATTGTTGAATTTGCACACGTTCTGAGCGCAAGGCGATTTGATGCCGCGTTTGCAACCCATTTTTTAATCGACGGGGGGAGAAAAGGCTCAAAGCAGAAAATCTCTCAGCTGGCAGGAAAAGCAGCTGAACACATTGCAACAAAATTTAGAAATATATACAAAAACTGCGGAAAGTCAAAAGAACTACAAActaaacgaaagagaaggtCCTTTCAACTAAATACGTTAGCCTGCACCTTGGACCAGAGGTCATTTCCTCTTGGGTTTTCTACTCCAAAACCCCCATCGCAAGATCTGTTATGCGATTTAGAAAAATGTGTTGATGAAAGCGATACTGCAATACTTCTAAGCTGCGGACACTCATTTCACGCTAACTGCCTACCTACTACCACCCGATGCCACTACTGCGAGCCATTTCTACTAGACACTGTAAAGAACCTGACAGGAAAATTTAACAAGAGCCTTCAGACCCATACAGCGGACGAtactgaagaagaagctccTCCATCTGAAGACCCTGATATTGATAATAGCGTTGAAGAAGATGACTACTACTCAACTAGCGAATTTATTCAGCACCTAATGACGGATTTACAGGCGTTGCCTGTGTCAGCAACAAGACCTAAATTTAGGTCTGCCATTCACCGAGATCGACAACTGGATCACGACTATATCTAACTTACATATAATATGAACGCTATATTTCTGATGAGAAGTGCAAAAAGTGGTATTATCTAATAAAGAGAGCTCACCTCGACTGCCATCTTCATCGCTCGAGAAAAGTCGATTGTATTGTTACTTCG
Proteins encoded in this region:
- the LOC136200050 gene encoding uncharacterized protein isoform X2, which gives rise to MERRKASFHSQSCLILTPLQFCVVANSLSRHPNRVAKIYIHFAQNYVNHTRSESPVDSTIQMEVKKKIVTDNGNVFLLESEVLRLSIRSDCIEYKYAVIRGSTTKNEHLESPDTKKATRVLSIGSELTERDFIMKCDGIVRNTPNKRVLGEVAEKCVRVMLPKWRPFSDNEACVPMLASEAIKSLRNVINCLVYVFVTKAGAAAGCRRVLANKSLEEKKLLFRVLRGIVKDGAREDVIAAVGVALVLDSVGSDGFTVADFESLALALSLQSDFQRRVCPPLEEIAKHFPEEKCVILSAVRSVCTTLCKCSSLANWLLAMPIIHFLSDRVKPFEVPSVTVNRSEESWWSLDSIAEAVGSFRKKKNIAQSVLALRDQLKPLIQLDRLLMRVIFFIIDIKDFDDWTDCALPLEILAALAQKKFEPGDIKTVEAVEKILKKVTLLDSKAISNLKTRVSSEAQLKQQTGSNYDIALELLRCLCDCDCDVKSVGNAVCPVLNLLFAGLHHEENTDVMEQVTTKASKAVAEWIESTPSNTCRESPRLCLRTWSRILETSVPNDDLASRWIDTLVQKMKTNLKTNLKAIQGLKRTNVILTFFDLNDEEIHTEVKDAVESIIADDVEPLIEKGVEPALRRLHRTISSKLNFDDFTYQFVLMLFKRSSKAPDQNDSINTDAWLASVLEWPPCQYAYSNSERFDKELSFFIQKTDCIIREVLDNIGGGVTIRQLGLLMKNKETFRCLCECFRQRDSKKDQLVTDGMKNLVDHRFPEFETFEQKRSLVTELLQLCRQLVNVSVEKIERKVEKAGKRFVNELKGTTDTSPLEGVRHCPGMKVIQRYSNMLENLKSSDVFKRLWQKCENEMHPSASFTSWKDFCKFMDSVLECWISFCHNIRDATATLSQIRYCFGSLPNSELEKELKIIQKQLSSVECIDESEFWTKERKEQLIAFRKFSKICEAAKLLEMAIGVLKIERKNELVLLIEDIEKQPLSAINEILTNVQAVLEQKIVFLQQH
- the LOC136200050 gene encoding uncharacterized protein isoform X1 — translated: MEPRWDKNIRPRLSFLRKKLSAKALMFDLYSKKLITAEELEELQAKKSDSDATSALLVSILPKKGPGTYDKFVSVLATACDGHWKCIADELKQSSNEGPCNKTNIRQAEVSVLERKYAYKAQAPFRAKLLDSTEFSFDKNDWVIIEEDFNNGLCTGLVNGKKKGFFPLSVLSDSDTSAILCGSEQPQPAPKSSGKKYVQFYAFLHFDWNFDVAEDSVYIHFAQNYVNHTRSESPVDSTIQMEVKKKIVTDNGNVFLLESEVLRLSIRSDCIEYKYAVIRGSTTKNEHLESPDTKKATRVLSIGSELTERDFIMKCDGIVRNTPNKRVLGEVAEKCVRVMLPKWRPFSDNEACVPMLASEAIKSLRNVINCLVYVFVTKAGAAAGCRRVLANKSLEEKKLLFRVLRGIVKDGAREDVIAAVGVALVLDSVGSDGFTVADFESLALALSLQSDFQRRVCPPLEEIAKHFPEEKCVILSAVRSVCTTLCKCSSLANWLLAMPIIHFLSDRVKPFEVPSVTVNRSEESWWSLDSIAEAVGSFRKKKNIAQSVLALRDQLKPLIQLDRLLMRVIFFIIDIKDFDDWTDCALPLEILAALAQKKFEPGDIKTVEAVEKILKKVTLLDSKAISNLKTRVSSEAQLKQQTGSNYDIALELLRCLCDCDCDVKSVGNAVCPVLNLLFAGLHHEENTDVMEQVTTKASKAVAEWIESTPSNTCRESPRLCLRTWSRILETSVPNDDLASRWIDTLVQKMKTNLKTNLKAIQGLKRTNVILTFFDLNDEEIHTEVKDAVESIIADDVEPLIEKGVEPALRRLHRTISSKLNFDDFTYQFVLMLFKRSSKAPDQNDSINTDAWLASVLEWPPCQYAYSNSERFDKELSFFIQKTDCIIREVLDNIGGGVTIRQLGLLMKNKETFRCLCECFRQRDSKKDQLVTDGMKNLVDHRFPEFETFEQKRSLVTELLQLCRQLVNVSVEKIERKVEKAGKRFVNELKGTTDTSPLEGVRHCPGMKVIQRYSNMLENLKSSDVFKRLWQKCENEMHPSASFTSWKDFCKFMDSVLECWISFCHNIRDATATLSQIRYCFGSLPNSELEKELKIIQKQLSSVECIDESEFWTKERKEQLIAFRKFSKICEAAKLLEMAIGVLKIERKNELVLLIEDIEKQPLSAINEILTNVQAVLEQKIVFLQQH